The following coding sequences lie in one Frigoribacterium sp. SL97 genomic window:
- a CDS encoding DUF1275 family protein gives MKKFRRNQARMHLVMMLTLTFTTGIIDAVGYLGLDRVFTANMTGNVVILGMAIAQADGLPIVGPIVALAAFLLGAAIGGRVLRGGRAGWSGRSTISFGVTGGVLLGLGISTFFVVPEENTPWAFTITGLLGAAMGLQAAAARKIAVADVTTVVVTSTIVGLASESKLAGGTGKNFPRRVLAVVLILAGAGVGALLLQVHIGVGMGVAGGLTLLVALTGHLLRERRKELEAREAEAAAAAAGATRG, from the coding sequence GTGAAGAAGTTCCGCCGCAACCAGGCGCGCATGCACCTCGTCATGATGCTGACGCTGACGTTCACCACCGGCATCATCGACGCCGTCGGCTACCTCGGCCTCGACCGGGTGTTCACCGCGAACATGACCGGCAACGTGGTCATCCTCGGCATGGCCATCGCGCAGGCCGACGGTCTGCCGATCGTCGGCCCGATCGTGGCCCTCGCCGCGTTCCTGCTCGGAGCCGCTATCGGCGGCCGTGTATTGCGAGGCGGCCGTGCCGGCTGGTCGGGCCGCAGCACGATCTCGTTCGGGGTGACCGGCGGCGTGCTGCTCGGGCTCGGCATCTCGACCTTCTTCGTCGTGCCCGAAGAGAACACGCCGTGGGCCTTCACGATCACCGGCCTGCTCGGCGCCGCCATGGGCCTGCAGGCCGCCGCCGCCCGCAAGATCGCCGTGGCCGACGTCACGACCGTGGTGGTCACGTCGACGATCGTCGGGCTCGCGTCCGAGTCGAAGCTCGCCGGCGGCACGGGCAAGAACTTCCCCCGGCGGGTGCTCGCCGTGGTTCTCATCCTCGCCGGGGCAGGCGTCGGGGCCCTGCTGCTGCAGGTGCACATCGGCGTGGGCATGGGCGTCGCGGGCGGGCTGACGCTGCTCGTCGCCCTGACCGGACACCTGCTGCGCGAGCGACGGAAAGAGCTCGAGGCGCGCGAGGCCGAGGCGGCCGCGGCGGCGGCCGGGGCGACCCGTGGCTGA
- a CDS encoding carboxylesterase family protein — MTQDAPRSTASTPTTPGEPVVDTDDRAARREFDTPSGRVVGRVDGAVVRVLGVPYAEADRFEPPRPVAPWSSPLLAFDRAPASPQVAAPGLDALIEGAAVGMVDDEHCQRLSITLPADLLADERVPVMVWIHGGSYVSGAGDLRVYDPRALVAEQRVIVVTVTYRLGMLGFFGVGDEVPANLGLLDQLAAVRWVHDTIEAFGGDSSRITLFGQSAGGDAIAHLMISEGARGLFARAIVQSAPLGIARGRSRMVKAMTEAVGTPRKDAPLDELLAGQSVAERAAKRFGLRGGMAFGLQYGRAPLPTESAADAAWREVAPEIDLLIGATADETAVFAEFSPLLQRMFGLPVVGRAIRRLMIDATTRAVYHRAGRAFAERHRAAGGRVSTFEFTWEPEGTAFGAAHITELPLLLGGREAWAHTRLVGTTDWEDVDRRGRKVRQVWADFARTGTVAADATAGLADTLVVHRG; from the coding sequence GTGACCCAGGACGCTCCCCGCTCGACCGCCAGCACGCCGACCACGCCGGGCGAACCCGTCGTCGACACCGACGACCGGGCTGCGCGCCGCGAGTTCGACACCCCCTCGGGCCGCGTCGTGGGCCGCGTCGACGGTGCGGTCGTGCGGGTGCTCGGGGTGCCCTACGCCGAGGCCGACCGCTTCGAGCCGCCGCGTCCGGTCGCGCCCTGGTCGTCCCCGCTGCTCGCCTTCGACCGTGCTCCTGCCTCGCCGCAGGTCGCGGCACCCGGGCTCGACGCCCTGATCGAGGGTGCCGCCGTCGGCATGGTCGACGACGAGCACTGCCAACGCCTCTCGATCACCCTGCCCGCCGACCTGCTCGCCGACGAGCGCGTGCCGGTCATGGTGTGGATCCACGGCGGCTCGTACGTGTCGGGGGCGGGTGACCTGCGCGTCTACGACCCGCGCGCCCTCGTCGCCGAGCAGCGCGTGATCGTCGTCACCGTGACCTACCGGCTGGGCATGCTCGGCTTCTTCGGCGTCGGCGACGAGGTGCCCGCGAACCTCGGGCTGCTCGACCAGCTCGCGGCGGTCCGCTGGGTGCACGACACGATCGAGGCGTTCGGTGGCGACTCGTCTCGCATCACCCTGTTCGGCCAGTCGGCCGGCGGCGACGCGATCGCGCACCTGATGATCAGCGAGGGCGCCCGGGGGCTCTTCGCCCGGGCCATCGTGCAGAGCGCCCCGCTCGGCATCGCGCGCGGCCGCAGCCGCATGGTGAAGGCGATGACGGAGGCGGTGGGCACGCCCCGCAAGGACGCTCCGCTCGACGAGCTGCTCGCCGGGCAGTCCGTGGCCGAACGGGCGGCGAAGCGCTTCGGCCTGCGCGGCGGCATGGCCTTCGGGCTGCAGTACGGGCGGGCCCCGCTGCCGACCGAGTCCGCCGCCGACGCCGCGTGGCGCGAGGTCGCGCCCGAGATCGACCTGCTGATCGGCGCGACGGCCGACGAGACCGCGGTGTTCGCCGAGTTCTCCCCCCTGCTGCAGCGGATGTTCGGCCTGCCCGTGGTCGGCCGGGCGATCCGACGCCTGATGATCGACGCCACGACGAGGGCCGTCTACCACCGGGCCGGTCGGGCCTTCGCCGAGCGGCACCGCGCCGCGGGCGGACGCGTCTCGACGTTCGAGTTCACCTGGGAGCCCGAGGGCACGGCGTTCGGCGCCGCCCACATCACCGAGCTGCCGCTGCTGCTCGGCGGCCGCGAGGCCTGGGCGCACACCCGCCTGGTCGGCACCACCGACTGGGAGGACGTCGACCGTCGCGGCCGCAAGGTGCGCCAGGTCTGGGCCGACTTCGCCCGCACCGGCACGGTGGCCGCCGACGCGACGGCCGGCCTCGCCGACACCCTGGTCGTCCACCGCGGCTGA
- a CDS encoding DUF1653 domain-containing protein, producing the protein MTADTPPAPGFYRHFKGGRYEVLGTARHSETDEPLVVYRALYGEQGLWVRPLAAWSEHVRRDGYDGPRFAPEG; encoded by the coding sequence ATGACCGCCGACACCCCGCCCGCACCCGGCTTCTACCGCCACTTCAAGGGCGGCCGTTACGAGGTGCTCGGCACCGCCCGGCACAGCGAGACCGACGAGCCGCTCGTCGTCTACCGCGCGCTCTACGGCGAGCAGGGACTCTGGGTTCGGCCGCTCGCCGCCTGGTCCGAACACGTGCGACGCGACGGGTACGACGGCCCGAGGTTCGCGCCCGAGGGCTGA
- a CDS encoding AI-2E family transporter, whose protein sequence is MKFSRRSQHPQGAATDGGVADDATRTADPAEAAPPVAVLPPATLPPGMLIAGAWAWRLLAVAAALAVLFWLIATLEEIVVPLLIAILVSAFLVPVAGFLHRHRWPRWLAIVAALLAGVVVVGGLVLLAVTQIRAGLPQIEKQSVAQYDQLTTLLQAPPLSLTNADVTGYLKDAQNALQTESKAILSGVLSIGTAAGHLLAGGLLTLFATIFLMIDGRGVWAWTVRLFPKAARPAVDGAGQAGWHTLTSFVRVQIVVAAVNAVGIGLIAFFLGLPLAVPIAILVFLASFIPVVGAIVTGALAVIVALVFAGPVQAVVMLAGVLVVHLLEAHVLQPLVMGSAVRVHPLAVVFAVAGGSYVAGIPGALFAVPTVAVLNVMVKYVATGAWRRTRVADDLVAAPEAS, encoded by the coding sequence ATGAAGTTCTCACGTCGCTCCCAGCACCCCCAGGGTGCAGCCACAGACGGGGGCGTCGCGGACGACGCGACCCGCACCGCCGACCCGGCCGAGGCCGCGCCGCCCGTGGCCGTGCTGCCCCCGGCCACGCTGCCCCCGGGCATGCTGATCGCGGGGGCCTGGGCCTGGCGCCTGCTCGCGGTCGCCGCGGCGCTGGCCGTGCTCTTCTGGCTGATCGCCACGCTCGAGGAGATCGTCGTGCCGCTGTTGATCGCGATCCTCGTGTCGGCGTTCCTGGTGCCGGTCGCGGGGTTCCTGCACCGGCACCGGTGGCCGCGGTGGCTCGCCATCGTCGCCGCGTTGCTGGCCGGGGTGGTCGTCGTCGGGGGCCTCGTGCTGCTCGCCGTGACGCAGATCCGGGCCGGACTGCCGCAGATCGAGAAGCAGTCCGTCGCGCAGTACGACCAGCTGACGACCCTGCTCCAGGCGCCGCCGTTGAGCCTCACGAACGCCGACGTGACCGGCTACCTCAAGGACGCGCAGAACGCGCTGCAGACCGAGAGCAAGGCGATCCTCAGCGGCGTGCTGTCGATCGGCACCGCGGCCGGACACCTGCTGGCCGGGGGACTGCTGACCCTGTTCGCCACGATCTTCCTGATGATCGACGGTCGCGGGGTCTGGGCCTGGACCGTCCGCCTCTTCCCGAAGGCGGCGCGCCCCGCCGTCGACGGGGCCGGCCAGGCCGGCTGGCACACGCTGACCTCGTTCGTCCGCGTGCAGATCGTCGTCGCCGCGGTCAACGCCGTCGGCATCGGCCTCATCGCGTTCTTCCTCGGGCTGCCGCTCGCCGTGCCGATCGCGATCCTGGTATTCCTGGCGTCGTTCATCCCGGTCGTCGGGGCCATCGTGACCGGCGCGCTCGCCGTGATCGTCGCCCTCGTCTTCGCGGGGCCGGTCCAGGCCGTGGTCATGCTGGCCGGAGTGCTCGTCGTGCACCTGCTCGAAGCCCACGTGCTGCAGCCGCTGGTCATGGGCTCGGCCGTCCGCGTGCACCCGCTCGCGGTGGTCTTCGCCGTGGCGGGAGGGTCGTACGTGGCCGGCATCCCGGGCGCGCTCTTCGCCGTGCCGACGGTCGCCGTGCTCAACGTGATGGTCAAGTACGTGGCGACGGGGGCCTGGCGTCGGACCCGCGTCGCGGACGACCTCGTGGCGGCGCCCGAGGCGTCGTGA